Below is a genomic region from Lysobacter terrestris.
CGGAAGGACCGGTCGGCGCCATGCCCTACCTGCTGGGCGGCGCGCTGGGCGGCCTGGTGTTCGCCTTCGCCACCGTGTTCAAGAAGGAGTGGGCGCCGGTCACCGCACCGCTGTACGCGATCGTGGAGGGCTTTTTCCTCGGCGCCATTTCGGCGATGTACAACCACCGGTACGAGGGCATCGTGCTGCAGGCGGTGCTGCTCACCTTCGGCACGCTGTTCGCGTTGCTGTTCGCCTACCGCTCCGGCCTGATCCGCGCGACCGAGAACTTCAAGCTCGGCGTGGTCGCCGCGACCGGCGGCATCGCGCTGGTCTACCTCGCCTCGATCGTGCTGGGCTTCTTCAACATCAGGATCCCGATGATCCACGAGTCGGGCATCGTCGGCATCGGCTTCAGCCTGTTCGTGGTGGTGATCGCGGCGCTGAACCTCGTGCTGGATTTCGACTTCATCGAAACCGGCGTCGAGCAGGGCGCGCCGAAGTACATGGAGTGGTACGGCGCATTCGGCCTGATGGTCACGCTGGTATGGCTGTACGTGGAATTCCTGCGCCTGCTCTCGAAGCTGC
It encodes:
- a CDS encoding Bax inhibitor-1/YccA family protein, coding for MRSGNPALKESTFLDLASGTVVRGADSMTLNGTVNKTGLLLVLSVITATFAWSQIQFTPEGPVGAMPYLLGGALGGLVFAFATVFKKEWAPVTAPLYAIVEGFFLGAISAMYNHRYEGIVLQAVLLTFGTLFALLFAYRSGLIRATENFKLGVVAATGGIALVYLASIVLGFFNIRIPMIHESGIVGIGFSLFVVVIAALNLVLDFDFIETGVEQGAPKYMEWYGAFGLMVTLVWLYVEFLRLLSKLQSRD